A region of Veillonellaceae bacterium DNA encodes the following proteins:
- a CDS encoding SufS family cysteine desulfurase: protein MNLDLIRKDFPILETKVNGHQIVYFDNGATTQRPLPVVNAVVDYVTHQNGNPHRGAHIFAISASEAYDTSKEVVRDFIHARSEKEIIYTRNTTESLNLVSRSYGETHLKKGDHILITIAEHHSNLVTWQRAAEKTGAVLDYIYIDKETGHFPEEELKKIDDPRVKILAFAQVSNVLGVEFDPKPLIERAHAHGAVVVLDGAQSTPHKQIDVQDLDCDFFAFSGHKMCSMGGIGVLYAKEELLDEMEPFLMGGDMIETVEEQTTTFAELPAKFEAGTQYVEGAVGLVAAIKYIQAIGYDDIRAQERKLVTRCLEGMKKLPFIQIIGPKNPEEKEGLIAFEVEGVHPHDVAQIMSAEGICIRTGHHCAEPLHHYLGVNASCRASFYFYNTEEEVDYFLDKLKDVRKVMGYDD, encoded by the coding sequence ATGAACTTAGACTTAATCAGAAAAGATTTCCCGATACTGGAAACCAAGGTCAACGGTCATCAGATCGTATACTTTGATAACGGTGCGACCACCCAGAGGCCGCTTCCCGTCGTCAATGCCGTTGTGGATTACGTCACTCACCAGAATGGCAATCCGCACAGAGGCGCGCATATTTTTGCTATTTCCGCATCAGAAGCTTACGATACTTCCAAGGAAGTCGTCCGTGACTTCATCCATGCAAGAAGCGAAAAAGAAATCATTTATACCAGAAACACGACAGAATCCCTGAATCTCGTATCCCGCTCCTATGGCGAGACACACCTGAAGAAGGGCGACCATATCCTCATCACGATTGCGGAACACCATTCCAACCTTGTTACCTGGCAGAGAGCTGCCGAAAAGACCGGCGCTGTTCTTGACTACATCTATATCGACAAGGAAACCGGCCATTTCCCGGAAGAAGAGCTCAAGAAGATCGACGATCCGAGAGTGAAGATTCTGGCATTTGCCCAGGTATCCAATGTGCTCGGCGTTGAATTCGATCCGAAACCGCTGATAGAAAGAGCGCATGCGCATGGCGCTGTCGTCGTCCTTGACGGCGCACAGTCCACACCGCACAAGCAGATCGACGTGCAGGACCTCGACTGCGATTTCTTCGCTTTCTCCGGACACAAGATGTGCTCCATGGGCGGCATCGGCGTTCTCTATGCCAAGGAAGAACTCCTTGATGAAATGGAACCGTTCCTCATGGGCGGCGACATGATTGAAACCGTAGAAGAACAGACGACGACCTTTGCAGAACTTCCGGCCAAGTTTGAAGCAGGCACGCAGTATGTAGAAGGTGCTGTCGGACTTGTCGCAGCCATCAAGTACATTCAAGCCATCGGATATGATGATATCCGCGCGCAGGAAAGAAAGCTCGTCACCAGATGCCTGGAAGGCATGAAGAAACTGCCGTTCATCCAGATCATCGGACCGAAGAACCCGGAAGAAAAAGAAGGCCTCATCGCTTTTGAAGTAGAAGGTGTCCATCCGCATGACGTAGCCCAGATCATGTCTGCAGAAGGCATCTGCATCCGCACAGGCCATCACTGCGCAGAACCGCTGCATCATTACCTTGGTGTCAATGCATCCTGCCGCGCAAGCTTCTATTTCTACAACACGGAAGAAGAAGTCGACTACTTCCTCGATAAACTGAAGGACGTGCGTAAAGTCATGGGGTATGACGACTGA
- a CDS encoding SUF system NifU family Fe-S cluster assembly protein encodes MELKQLYTDLILEYNKDKTNKRKIENPTVHEHGHNPSCGDDIDIEVKIEDGVIKDLAYTGTGCAISQASTAMMAELLQGRTVEEGIRLCRLFLDMIRGKVTDDESLEELEAAITLKDISKMPVRVKCATLGWHTLEMALTRIEKQLSEQK; translated from the coding sequence ATGGAACTGAAACAGCTGTATACAGATCTGATTCTGGAATACAATAAAGACAAGACAAACAAACGCAAGATCGAAAATCCGACCGTGCACGAACATGGACATAATCCAAGCTGCGGCGATGATATCGATATCGAAGTGAAAATTGAAGACGGCGTGATCAAGGATCTCGCCTATACTGGTACAGGCTGCGCCATCAGCCAGGCTTCCACCGCCATGATGGCAGAACTTCTTCAGGGGAGAACCGTTGAAGAAGGAATCCGCCTCTGCCGCCTTTTCCTCGATATGATCCGCGGCAAGGTGACTGATGATGAAAGCCTCGAAGAACTTGAAGCAGCCATCACGCTGAAGGATATTTCTAAAATGCCTGTCAGAGTCAAGTGCGCAACCCTTGGGTGGCATACACTGGAAATGGCGCTCACACGCATTGAAAAACAGCTCTCTGAGCAGAAATAA
- a CDS encoding winged helix-turn-helix transcriptional regulator, translated as MEYMTYEEYLVNVKKGIVTDLGHCPVTPLLLMLQGKWKAQILYELCIHDTARFGLLKRVLKGITNASLTKALRELESDGLIKREQFNEIPPHVEYSLTEKGNDLQPIFYEIMKWGFHYDSDGNAI; from the coding sequence ATGGAATATATGACATATGAAGAATATCTCGTCAATGTGAAAAAAGGAATCGTGACCGATCTCGGGCACTGCCCTGTCACCCCGCTCCTCCTGATGCTGCAGGGTAAGTGGAAAGCCCAGATTCTTTATGAACTCTGCATCCATGATACGGCACGCTTCGGACTTTTGAAGCGGGTGCTCAAGGGAATTACGAATGCATCCCTTACGAAGGCGCTCCGCGAACTGGAATCCGATGGTCTCATCAAAAGAGAACAATTCAATGAAATCCCGCCCCATGTAGAGTACTCTCTCACAGAAAAAGGAAACGATCTTCAACCCATTTTTTATGAAATCATGAAATGGGGCTTCCATTACGATAGCGACGGAAATGCCATATAA
- a CDS encoding ATP-binding cassette domain-containing protein: protein MDKQYERTGGAPSHIEVRGARVHNLKNINVDIPLGKITGIAGVSGSGKSSLALGVLYAEGSGRYLEALSTYTRRRMTQAARADVDEVLYIPAALALHQRPAVPGIRSTFGTGTELLNGLRLMYSRLASHECPNGHYAEPSLNVAAGKELVCPVCGVHFHAPSAEELSFNSQGACRTCGGTGMVHMVDRASLIPDENLSIDDGAVAPWKTLMWSLMTDVCRAMGVRTDIPFKDLTDKEKEIVYDGPAVKKHIFYRPKNGSNEAGELDFTYYSAVYTVENALAKVKDDKGMKRVSRFLKEETCPDCKGSRFSEVARKPHLRGISIDEACRMTLGEITEWVKGVPASLPEEMRPMAESICGSFMRTAKRLMDLGLSYLSLDRAGSTLSTGERQRMQLARAVRNRTTGVLYVLDEPSIGLHPSNIEGLCGVMKDLVSDGNSVALVDHDTQILKEASWIVEMGPDAGSDGGNVIAEGTVEEIGKNPKSKIGRFLSGNYPRRVFPIIHREEIFSEGCIRMKMGPIHTVKPLEAEIPKGRLTVVTGVSGSGKTTMVLESLIPGLSAALGGEKLPSHVLSIDPSGIKNVKLIDSTPIGINVRSTVATYANVHDELRKIYARSTNAKEKGFKAGDFSYNTGKLRCPVCDGTGVISLDVQFLPDVEIPCPSCHGSRYGKEAEEIRLVNKKGEARSLPELMDMDVNHALGFCQDMKLVKRRLEVLKELGLGYLTLGEETPGLSGGEAQRLKLASEMGRAQEDTIFIFDEPTIGLHPLDVRTLLSVFRALVDHGATLIVIEHDLDVIRNADYIIDMGPGGGEEGGRIIAFGSPEEVAESPDSITGKYLRPLK, encoded by the coding sequence ATGGACAAACAATATGAGAGAACAGGGGGCGCACCTTCTCATATAGAAGTCAGAGGGGCGCGCGTCCATAATCTTAAAAATATAAACGTGGATATCCCCTTGGGAAAGATCACGGGCATCGCAGGGGTATCCGGATCAGGCAAATCATCACTGGCACTCGGCGTCCTCTATGCAGAAGGGTCCGGGAGATATCTGGAGGCACTTTCTACTTATACAAGAAGGCGCATGACGCAGGCAGCAAGAGCAGATGTAGATGAAGTACTCTACATCCCGGCAGCCCTTGCACTCCACCAGAGGCCGGCGGTGCCGGGCATCCGCTCTACCTTCGGTACAGGTACGGAGCTTCTGAACGGGCTTCGCCTCATGTATTCAAGACTGGCCAGCCATGAATGCCCCAACGGGCACTATGCAGAGCCCTCCTTGAATGTGGCAGCAGGGAAGGAACTCGTATGTCCCGTCTGCGGCGTTCATTTCCATGCGCCTTCGGCCGAAGAACTCTCCTTCAACAGCCAGGGGGCCTGCCGCACCTGCGGAGGAACCGGCATGGTGCACATGGTCGACCGCGCATCTCTCATACCTGATGAGAACCTTTCGATTGACGATGGCGCCGTTGCTCCATGGAAAACACTGATGTGGTCGCTTATGACGGATGTCTGCCGTGCAATGGGCGTCAGGACAGATATCCCGTTCAAGGACCTCACGGATAAAGAGAAGGAAATCGTTTATGACGGTCCGGCAGTCAAGAAGCATATCTTCTACAGGCCGAAAAATGGATCCAATGAAGCGGGCGAGCTCGACTTCACTTACTACAGCGCTGTCTATACTGTGGAAAATGCACTGGCCAAGGTCAAGGATGATAAGGGGATGAAGCGCGTCAGCCGTTTCCTGAAAGAAGAAACATGTCCTGACTGCAAAGGGAGCCGGTTTTCAGAAGTCGCCAGGAAGCCGCATCTTCGCGGGATCTCAATCGATGAAGCATGCCGCATGACACTTGGCGAAATCACAGAGTGGGTGAAGGGCGTTCCCGCTTCCCTTCCGGAAGAAATGCGTCCGATGGCTGAAAGCATCTGCGGCTCATTTATGAGGACGGCAAAAAGGCTGATGGATCTTGGCCTGTCCTATCTCTCGCTGGACAGGGCAGGAAGCACGCTCTCTACGGGGGAGAGACAGAGAATGCAGCTGGCAAGGGCTGTCCGGAACAGGACGACCGGCGTCCTTTATGTCCTGGATGAGCCATCGATCGGGCTCCATCCTTCGAATATCGAAGGGCTTTGCGGTGTCATGAAAGACCTCGTCAGCGACGGGAACTCCGTTGCCCTTGTCGATCATGATACGCAGATACTGAAAGAAGCATCCTGGATTGTTGAAATGGGGCCGGATGCCGGTTCTGACGGTGGAAATGTCATTGCAGAAGGCACTGTCGAGGAAATCGGAAAAAATCCAAAGTCGAAAATCGGCCGTTTCCTTTCCGGAAATTATCCCCGCCGTGTATTTCCCATCATCCACAGGGAAGAAATCTTCAGTGAGGGCTGCATCCGGATGAAAATGGGGCCGATCCATACAGTAAAACCGCTTGAGGCAGAAATCCCCAAGGGAAGGCTTACGGTTGTGACAGGCGTGTCCGGCTCTGGAAAGACGACCATGGTGCTGGAGAGTCTTATCCCCGGCCTTTCGGCGGCGCTTGGGGGAGAAAAGCTCCCCAGCCATGTACTTTCTATCGATCCTTCCGGCATAAAGAATGTCAAACTCATCGATTCCACGCCGATTGGCATCAATGTACGATCGACGGTTGCCACCTATGCAAATGTCCATGACGAGCTGAGGAAGATCTATGCCAGAAGTACGAATGCCAAAGAAAAAGGCTTCAAAGCAGGAGATTTCTCTTACAATACGGGAAAACTCAGGTGCCCGGTCTGTGACGGGACGGGCGTCATCAGCCTTGATGTACAGTTCCTGCCGGATGTGGAGATTCCCTGCCCGTCCTGCCATGGCTCGCGCTATGGGAAGGAAGCAGAAGAAATCCGTCTTGTGAATAAAAAGGGAGAAGCAAGATCTCTTCCTGAACTGATGGATATGGATGTGAATCATGCGCTCGGATTCTGCCAGGACATGAAACTCGTCAAACGAAGACTCGAAGTTTTGAAGGAACTGGGCCTCGGGTATCTGACATTGGGAGAAGAAACGCCGGGGCTTTCCGGCGGGGAAGCGCAGAGACTCAAACTGGCCAGTGAAATGGGACGCGCCCAGGAAGATACGATCTTCATCTTTGATGAACCGACCATCGGACTCCATCCTCTCGATGTAAGGACACTGCTTTCCGTATTCCGCGCACTTGTCGATCACGGTGCGACGCTCATTGTCATCGAGCATGATCTTGATGTCATACGGAACGCCGATTACATCATCGATATGGGTCCGGGAGGCGGAGAGGAAGGCGGACGCATTATTGCCTTCGGTTCACCGGAAGAAGTCGCGGAATCTCCCGATAGCATCACCGGGAAATACCTCCGGCCCCTGAAGTAA